One Brassica oleracea var. oleracea cultivar TO1000 chromosome C7, BOL, whole genome shotgun sequence genomic window carries:
- the LOC106306271 gene encoding tetraspanin-18 encodes MRHNCCHLSFASTLKILNFVQAFFGVSIIIYSIWMLDQYHRHSPVDPPTSSSGLGIARVSEPLNNPAGLMASVVLGSSGGGDHGFNLRSLDLPAPWFIYSFMAVGVLVCIVTIIGFIAAEAINGCCLCFYSILKTLLILLEAALVAFIAIDRQWEKDLPYDPTGELNSLRAFIEDNIDICKWVGAAVLVVQLLSLLLAMVLRAMVSPKRPELGDEEDFENPRSRAWDPLLGSQANQASAGPSKSENWSSRIREKYGLNQSQAVNPKG; translated from the exons ATGAGGCATAATTGCTGCCATCTTTCGTTCGCTTCAACTCTCAAGATCCTCAATTTCGTTCAAGCTTTCTTCGGTGTTTCCATCATCATCTACTCCATATGGATGCTCGATCAATACCACCGTCACTCCCCCGTCGACCCTCCCACATCTAGCTCAGGACTCGGTATTGCTAGAGTTTCCGAGCCCTTGAATAATCCTGCTGGTCTCATGGCGAGCGTCGTTCTAGGGTCTAGTGGTGGTGGTGATCATGGGTTTAACCTTCGTTCCTTGGACCTTCCTGCTCCATG GTTCATCTACTCTTTTATGGCGGTTGGTGTTTTGGTCTGCATTGTTACCATCATTGGTTTCATTGCTGCTGAAGCTATCAATGGTTGTTGCTTGTGTTTC TACTCTATTCTCAAAACTCTGCTCATTCTACTTGAAGCTGCCCTTGTTGCATTCATCGCCATTGATCGTCAGTGGGAAAAG GATCTTCCGTATGATCCAACTGGAGAACTCAATAGTCTCAGAGCTTTCATTGAGGACAACATTGATATATGCAAATGGGTCGGGGCTGCTGTTTTAGTGGTCCAG CTACTGTCACTCTTACTAGCCATGGTTCTCAGAGCTATGGTTTCACCTAAGAGACCCGAGCTTGGCGATGAGGAAGACTTTGAGAACCCGAGGAGTAGAGCTTGGGACCCACTTCTTGGTTCTCAAGCAAACCAAGCCTCTGCTGGCCCAAGCAAGAGTGAAAACTGGAGCTCTCGAATCAGAGAAAAG TATGGACTGAACCAGAGTCAGGCGGTGAACCCGAAAGGCTGA